A portion of the Deinococcus peraridilitoris DSM 19664 genome contains these proteins:
- a CDS encoding peptide ABC transporter substrate-binding protein has protein sequence MRKIVALSALMLGVALAGPRQNNVIIGASQEPPAIQDYWSTNNLAISSEINGYTTSSLTVKNDAGQLVADLAERVPTAANGDIKTTRQGNRVTSNSVTYRIRPNARWSDGTQITVRDFQFWLEVQNDERVPVPTREPWNTAKITRVNDKTFTVTFTPAYLFADQVGPGYAPAHIMQADWNAFKTATAQMDAKSQGKEINERWQQFLGRHTTATGLPKVSSGAFRLTAWRAGSSMTLVRNPNYWRKPPGDEKNYAQQVIFRFIGDTNTLRVNVLSGQIDALATVGVTFDQGLELQKSEGNRFKTFFVPGGVWEHIDINKFANVQKVKDLNLDDKRIRQALLMSINRDSLVQQLYQGKQPVSHSFVSTLSSLYKQDVQKYPYNPDRAKQLFAAAGWTPGSDGILQKDGKKFQINFTTTAGNRIRERVQQILIAQWKAVGVDVQVANQPASVVFSEDFIQRASEGRWDMFMFAWVQDPALETGNLYSAETQNGDPNIPTSANGYAGQNIGGWNNAEFNGLYKQALQAFEAAPRKTFFDRMQTIWAEEIPTIPLYNRANPYTKATGLVNYTFSASNLYPSWNAYQIGWSQNGAREVNVQR, from the coding sequence ATGAGAAAAATCGTAGCCCTTTCGGCCCTTATGCTCGGCGTGGCGCTGGCTGGTCCCCGCCAGAACAACGTGATCATTGGCGCGTCCCAGGAGCCTCCTGCCATTCAGGACTACTGGAGCACCAACAACCTCGCCATTTCTTCGGAAATCAACGGGTACACCACATCCAGCCTGACCGTCAAAAACGACGCAGGCCAGCTGGTCGCCGACCTGGCCGAGCGTGTTCCGACGGCTGCAAACGGGGACATCAAGACCACCCGCCAGGGAAACCGGGTGACCAGCAACTCGGTTACCTACCGCATTCGGCCCAACGCGCGCTGGTCCGACGGAACGCAGATCACCGTGCGCGACTTTCAGTTCTGGCTGGAAGTGCAAAACGACGAGCGTGTGCCGGTGCCGACCCGCGAACCCTGGAACACCGCCAAGATCACGCGCGTCAACGACAAGACCTTTACCGTCACCTTCACCCCCGCCTACCTCTTCGCCGATCAGGTCGGCCCCGGATACGCCCCGGCCCACATCATGCAGGCCGACTGGAACGCTTTCAAGACCGCCACGGCGCAGATGGACGCCAAGAGCCAGGGGAAAGAGATCAACGAGCGCTGGCAGCAGTTTCTCGGTCGCCACACTACGGCCACCGGTCTGCCCAAGGTGTCGAGCGGGGCTTTCCGCCTGACCGCCTGGCGGGCAGGTTCCAGCATGACCCTCGTGCGCAATCCGAACTACTGGCGCAAGCCGCCGGGTGATGAGAAGAACTACGCGCAGCAGGTCATCTTCCGCTTCATCGGCGATACCAACACCCTGCGCGTGAACGTGCTGTCCGGTCAGATCGATGCGCTGGCCACTGTCGGCGTCACCTTCGATCAGGGCCTGGAACTCCAGAAGTCGGAAGGCAACCGCTTCAAGACCTTCTTCGTACCGGGCGGTGTGTGGGAGCACATCGACATCAACAAGTTCGCGAACGTCCAGAAAGTCAAGGACCTGAACCTCGACGACAAGCGCATTCGCCAGGCCCTGCTGATGTCCATCAACCGTGATTCTCTCGTGCAGCAGCTCTATCAGGGCAAGCAGCCGGTCAGCCACAGCTTTGTGAGCACGCTGAGCTCGCTCTACAAGCAGGACGTACAAAAGTACCCCTACAACCCCGACCGTGCCAAGCAACTCTTCGCTGCAGCCGGCTGGACCCCGGGCTCTGACGGCATCCTGCAGAAGGACGGCAAGAAGTTCCAGATCAACTTCACCACCACTGCCGGTAACCGCATCCGCGAGCGCGTCCAGCAGATCCTGATCGCGCAGTGGAAGGCTGTCGGCGTGGACGTGCAGGTCGCCAACCAGCCTGCCTCGGTGGTCTTCTCGGAAGACTTCATTCAGCGGGCCAGCGAAGGCCGTTGGGACATGTTCATGTTCGCCTGGGTGCAGGATCCGGCGCTGGAAACTGGCAACCTGTATTCGGCCGAGACGCAGAATGGAGACCCCAACATCCCCACCTCTGCCAACGGGTACGCGGGCCAGAATATTGGTGGCTGGAACAACGCCGAGTTCAACGGTCTCTACAAACAGGCCCTGCAGGCCTTTGAGGCAGCGCCCCGCAAGACGTTCTTTGACCGCATGCAGACGATCTGGGCGGAAGAGATTCCCACCATTCCCCTGTACAACCGTGCTAACCCGTACACCAAGGCGACCGGGCTCGTGAACTACACCTTCTCGGCTTCGAACCTGTACCCCAGCTGGAATGCTTACCAGATCGGCTGGTCGCAGAACGGCGCCCGTGAAGTGAACGTGCAGCGCTGA
- the opp4C gene encoding oligopeptide ABC transporter permease: protein MTTTAVPKRSSGQSTWSIAMRRFRRHKLAMASLVVIVLLVLMALFAPWIAPQNPFQFDPNNLRPYEPPSASHWFGTDDLGRDVFSRIIYGSRISLAVGFSVAFLGIFIGTLMGVLAGFFGGWVDVIISRFIEFMQSIPTFPLLLVIASILAVSDAEPIVAFRNTYRESASVFIVIVVLALLGWMGTARLVRGEILKLKNLEYVDAARALGAKNSRIMFRHLVPNTVAIIIVQTTLDVGAAILVEAGLSFLGFGIQPPVSSWGNMLSGAQEAVFSSPWLTFYPGLMILLTCLAFNFLGDGLRDALDPRSRL from the coding sequence ATGACAACAACTGCCGTTCCCAAACGATCCAGCGGTCAGTCCACCTGGTCGATCGCCATGCGCCGTTTTCGCCGTCACAAACTGGCCATGGCCAGCCTGGTGGTCATCGTACTGCTGGTGCTGATGGCCCTGTTTGCTCCGTGGATCGCGCCACAAAATCCTTTCCAGTTCGACCCCAACAACCTGCGTCCATACGAGCCCCCGAGCGCCTCCCACTGGTTCGGCACCGATGACCTCGGGCGCGATGTGTTCTCACGCATCATCTACGGTAGCCGCATCAGCCTGGCGGTCGGTTTCTCGGTGGCGTTCCTGGGCATTTTTATCGGCACGCTGATGGGCGTTCTCGCCGGCTTCTTCGGAGGCTGGGTCGACGTCATTATCAGCCGCTTTATCGAGTTCATGCAGTCCATTCCGACCTTTCCGCTGCTGCTGGTAATTGCCAGTATTCTGGCGGTCAGCGACGCCGAGCCGATTGTGGCCTTCCGCAACACCTACCGCGAAAGTGCCAGCGTGTTCATCGTGATCGTCGTGCTGGCCCTGCTGGGCTGGATGGGCACTGCCCGCCTGGTGCGTGGAGAGATCCTCAAGCTCAAGAACCTCGAGTATGTCGATGCTGCCCGCGCACTGGGTGCCAAGAACAGTCGGATCATGTTCCGCCACCTCGTGCCGAACACGGTGGCGATCATTATCGTGCAGACCACCTTGGATGTCGGTGCCGCCATTCTGGTCGAGGCTGGACTGTCGTTTCTGGGCTTCGGTATTCAGCCTCCGGTCTCCTCGTGGGGCAACATGCTCTCTGGCGCGCAGGAAGCGGTGTTCTCCAGCCCCTGGCTCACCTTTTATCCGGGCCTGATGATCCTGCTCACCTGCCTGGCCTTCAATTTTCTGGGGGACGGGCTGCGTGACGCCCTCGATCCACGCAGCCGCCTGTAA
- a CDS encoding ABC transporter permease: MSIYIVRRLLQMIPLLLLISLVIFTLTALQPGDPIDQFRFNPQTTAEDIARLRASYGLDQPIYKRYWAWLTRAVTGDLGYSQVLNQPVTQFLFEQRLPNTLLLSGVAFLVSICVAIPLGIFSALRQYSSADYFLTFMSFIGFSVPVFWLGIMLIYLFAVVLPTATGGAISLPAGGIETVGIEGSGFWIEALDRLKYLILPVFALGFIQVAAWTRFMRASMLEVINQDYVRTARAKGLSQRVVTYKHALRNAVIPIVTILGLSIPGLLGGATLTETVFIWPGMGRAIFDALVAKDYNIVMAALTFLALMTVVFTLITDLAYAIVDPRIRYS, encoded by the coding sequence ATGTCGATTTACATCGTGCGGCGACTTTTACAGATGATTCCGCTGCTGCTGCTGATCAGCCTGGTTATTTTTACCCTGACAGCGCTGCAGCCTGGCGATCCCATCGACCAGTTCCGTTTCAATCCGCAGACGACAGCCGAAGACATCGCCCGTCTGCGGGCGTCGTATGGTCTCGATCAGCCGATCTACAAACGCTACTGGGCCTGGCTGACGCGGGCCGTGACCGGGGACCTTGGTTATTCTCAGGTCCTCAACCAGCCGGTCACACAGTTCCTGTTCGAGCAGCGTTTGCCCAATACCCTGCTGCTGTCGGGTGTGGCGTTTCTGGTGTCGATCTGTGTGGCCATCCCGCTGGGAATTTTCTCGGCCCTGCGTCAGTACAGCAGCGCAGACTACTTCCTAACGTTCATGAGCTTTATCGGCTTCAGCGTGCCGGTGTTCTGGCTGGGCATCATGCTGATCTATCTGTTCGCCGTCGTCCTGCCCACCGCAACGGGCGGAGCGATCTCGCTGCCGGCCGGTGGGATCGAGACGGTGGGCATCGAAGGCTCGGGTTTCTGGATCGAGGCACTCGACCGGCTCAAGTATCTGATTCTGCCGGTGTTTGCGCTCGGCTTTATTCAGGTGGCAGCCTGGACACGCTTCATGCGCGCCAGCATGCTGGAGGTCATCAATCAGGATTATGTGCGCACGGCCCGCGCCAAAGGCCTGAGCCAGCGGGTGGTGACCTACAAGCACGCGCTGCGCAACGCCGTGATTCCCATCGTGACCATTCTCGGCCTCTCGATTCCCGGTCTGCTGGGCGGCGCGACCCTCACCGAGACGGTGTTCATTTGGCCGGGCATGGGCCGGGCCATCTTCGATGCGCTGGTGGCCAAGGACTACAACATCGTGATGGCCGCGCTCACCTTTCTGGCGCTGATGACGGTGGTCTTTACCCTGATCACCGACCTGGCCTACGCCATCGTCGATCCGCGCATTCGCTATTCCTGA
- the trmH gene encoding tRNA (guanosine(18)-2'-O)-methyltransferase TrmH, whose translation MTPERLEKIKRVLDHRQPSLTVLMEEVHKPHNFSAILRSCDAVGVLEVHAVVPRGGLPTYNATSGSAEKWVSVQRHVSALDAIAQLQERGVQVLATHLSARALDYRELDYTRPTCILLGAEKWGVTQAAADASDHNIVIPMLGMVQSLNVSVAAATILFEAQRQRLQGGMYARRQLSDERYEELLFEWAYPELAPRFRERGERYPSLNEDGQPVIQER comes from the coding sequence ATGACGCCGGAACGGCTCGAAAAAATCAAACGCGTCCTCGATCACCGTCAGCCCAGCCTGACGGTCCTGATGGAAGAAGTTCACAAACCCCACAACTTCAGTGCGATTCTGCGTTCGTGTGACGCCGTGGGTGTGCTGGAAGTACACGCGGTGGTTCCTCGTGGCGGGCTGCCCACCTACAACGCCACGAGCGGCAGTGCCGAAAAGTGGGTGAGCGTTCAGCGGCATGTGTCCGCGTTGGACGCCATCGCCCAGCTGCAGGAGAGGGGAGTGCAGGTGCTTGCCACTCACCTTTCGGCGCGTGCCCTTGACTACCGTGAGCTCGACTACACCCGTCCCACCTGCATTCTGCTGGGCGCCGAGAAGTGGGGCGTGACACAGGCGGCGGCAGACGCGAGCGATCACAACATCGTCATTCCGATGCTGGGAATGGTGCAGAGCCTCAACGTGTCCGTCGCGGCGGCCACCATCCTCTTCGAAGCGCAGCGCCAGCGCCTGCAGGGGGGAATGTACGCGCGGCGCCAGCTTTCCGATGAACGCTACGAGGAGCTGCTGTTCGAGTGGGCCTACCCGGAGCTGGCGCCGCGCTTCCGGGAGCGCGGCGAACGCTACCCAAGCCTGAACGAGGATGGACAACCGGTGATCCAGGAGCGCTGA
- a CDS encoding 2,3-bisphosphoglycerate-independent phosphoglycerate mutase: MLDVIRELAKESPSKIVMVVLDGVGGLPREVNGETELASARTPNLDALARESQLGQVELVGAGITPGSGPGHLSLFGYDPLHYTVGRGALSAVGIGVKLAAGDVAVRGNFATLAAGRVIEDRRAGRPSNEENVRVVGKLGAAISELDGTKVEIYTESEHRFVVVFRSAGTPLGANVSDVDPQATGVPPLTARGNDNVSERTANLVNAFVARAEDVLRDEAQINGVLFRGYSDVPHFPNFPEVFRLRSACIASYPMYKGLASLVGMDVLDVPGEEDALQEKVQTLRDHWDRYDFFYLHIKKTDSTGEDGDFEEKVHKIELFDELLPQILELGPDVLALVGDHSTPSTLLTHSWHPVPLLIKSDWGRKDLAVRYTEEEAQKGSLGLRRGTDVMPLLMANALKLQKYGA; the protein is encoded by the coding sequence ATGCTGGATGTCATTCGTGAATTGGCCAAGGAGAGCCCGAGTAAGATCGTGATGGTAGTGCTCGATGGAGTGGGTGGCCTGCCACGAGAAGTCAACGGTGAGACGGAACTCGCGTCCGCCAGGACGCCCAACCTCGACGCGCTGGCGCGTGAGTCGCAACTGGGTCAGGTCGAACTGGTCGGCGCGGGCATCACCCCTGGCAGCGGCCCGGGTCACCTGAGCCTGTTCGGTTACGATCCCCTGCATTACACCGTCGGACGGGGCGCGCTGTCGGCAGTGGGCATCGGCGTGAAGCTCGCGGCGGGTGATGTGGCCGTGCGGGGGAACTTTGCGACCCTGGCGGCCGGGCGGGTCATCGAGGACCGCCGTGCGGGCCGACCCAGCAACGAGGAGAACGTGCGGGTGGTGGGCAAGCTGGGCGCGGCCATCAGCGAACTCGACGGTACCAAAGTCGAGATCTACACCGAGAGCGAGCACCGCTTCGTGGTGGTCTTCCGCTCGGCGGGCACTCCGCTCGGTGCCAACGTGTCCGACGTGGATCCGCAGGCCACGGGCGTGCCGCCCTTGACGGCGCGCGGAAACGACAACGTCTCCGAGCGCACTGCCAACCTCGTGAACGCCTTCGTGGCACGCGCCGAAGACGTCCTGCGGGATGAAGCGCAGATCAACGGCGTGCTGTTTCGTGGTTACAGCGACGTGCCGCACTTTCCGAACTTCCCCGAGGTCTTCCGCCTGCGCTCGGCCTGCATCGCTTCTTACCCGATGTACAAAGGTCTGGCGTCGCTGGTCGGCATGGACGTGCTGGACGTGCCAGGCGAGGAAGACGCTCTGCAGGAGAAAGTGCAGACCTTGCGCGACCATTGGGACCGTTACGATTTCTTCTACCTGCACATCAAGAAAACCGATTCGACCGGCGAAGATGGTGATTTCGAGGAGAAAGTCCACAAGATCGAGCTTTTCGACGAACTGCTGCCGCAGATTCTGGAACTGGGCCCTGACGTGCTGGCACTGGTGGGCGATCACAGCACTCCCAGCACGCTGCTGACCCACAGCTGGCATCCGGTGCCGCTGCTGATCAAGAGCGACTGGGGCCGCAAGGATCTTGCGGTACGCTACACCGAGGAAGAGGCCCAGAAAGGCTCGCTGGGCCTGCGGCGCGGCACCGACGTCATGCCACTCCTGATGGCCAACGCCCTGAAACTGCAAAAGTACGGCGCGTAA
- the ruvC gene encoding crossover junction endodeoxyribonuclease RuvC, whose product MIVLGIDPGLANLGIGIVEGDARKARHLHHVCIYTESAWLLPKRLLYLHTELTRLLEVFAPQAVAIEDQYLRKQADVAFKVGQAVGVVQLACAQADVPIYAYGPMQVKQTLVGHGRADKTQITYMVKASLGLREVGSSHASDALALALTHLAQQPMQRALATSRR is encoded by the coding sequence ATGATCGTGCTTGGCATCGATCCCGGCCTTGCCAACCTGGGAATCGGCATTGTGGAAGGTGACGCGCGCAAAGCCCGTCACCTGCACCACGTGTGCATCTATACCGAATCGGCCTGGCTGCTGCCCAAGCGACTGCTGTACCTGCATACCGAGCTCACCCGGTTGCTCGAAGTGTTCGCCCCGCAGGCGGTGGCCATCGAAGACCAGTACCTGCGCAAGCAGGCTGACGTGGCCTTCAAGGTCGGACAGGCCGTTGGTGTTGTGCAATTGGCTTGCGCCCAGGCGGACGTGCCCATCTATGCGTATGGTCCCATGCAGGTCAAGCAGACCCTCGTGGGTCATGGTCGTGCTGACAAAACCCAGATCACGTATATGGTCAAGGCGTCGCTGGGACTGCGCGAGGTAGGCTCGTCACACGCTTCCGACGCACTGGCGTTGGCGCTGACCCACCTGGCGCAGCAACCGATGCAGCGCGCGCTCGCCACGTCACGCCGGTAA
- a CDS encoding M24 family metallopeptidase: protein MHNALGRIREELLTTDLDGWLIYDFRGSNPLARTLLGLPERAHLTRRYFVWVPRRGAALVLHHRIEESAWNTISQGSARLEPYSSHQELDAALQRLLAHDGLPLRIAMEYSPRGDVPYVSFVDAGTLERVRATGAEIVSSADLLQAFLKWTSDDLAAHQRAVSVLMRAKDAAFQLIHERLLTGEAVTELDVQTVIMQQIQAGKLITDHPAIVGFGENAANPHYAPDEANNATLSFGQCVLIDLWGQESGRPHADVTWMAHAGPMGEEFMLAWTAVADARDLALQKLSQEWGELQGWQIDRAARQLLEERGFGSHFTHRLGHNLGEALHGPGANLDDLETHDTRRLTGGLAVTVEPGVYPKERGYGIRSEVNVYFADQGPQVTTPIQRAPYVLGLGRWEDVQREALHKGTSA, encoded by the coding sequence ATGCACAACGCACTTGGGCGAATTCGTGAAGAACTGCTTACCACCGACCTCGACGGCTGGCTGATCTATGATTTTCGGGGCAGTAACCCGCTGGCCCGCACCCTGCTGGGCCTTCCCGAGCGGGCACACCTCACCCGGCGTTACTTCGTATGGGTACCCCGCCGGGGGGCGGCGCTGGTGCTGCACCACCGGATCGAGGAAAGTGCCTGGAACACCATCAGTCAGGGCAGCGCACGTCTGGAGCCTTACAGCTCGCACCAGGAACTGGACGCGGCCCTGCAGCGCCTGCTCGCCCATGATGGATTACCCCTCCGGATTGCGATGGAATACAGTCCGCGCGGCGACGTTCCATACGTTTCCTTTGTGGACGCCGGTACGCTCGAGCGCGTCCGGGCCACCGGAGCAGAGATCGTCAGCAGCGCCGACCTGCTGCAGGCCTTTCTGAAATGGACCAGCGACGACCTTGCTGCCCACCAGCGCGCCGTCTCCGTACTGATGCGCGCCAAGGACGCTGCCTTCCAGCTGATTCACGAACGCCTGCTCACAGGAGAGGCCGTCACCGAGCTCGACGTGCAGACGGTCATCATGCAGCAGATTCAGGCCGGAAAATTGATCACCGACCATCCGGCCATCGTGGGCTTTGGCGAAAATGCTGCCAATCCGCACTACGCGCCGGACGAGGCCAACAACGCCACGCTGAGCTTCGGCCAGTGCGTCCTGATCGACTTGTGGGGGCAGGAAAGCGGCCGGCCGCACGCAGATGTCACCTGGATGGCGCACGCGGGACCCATGGGCGAGGAGTTCATGCTCGCCTGGACTGCCGTGGCTGACGCCCGCGACCTGGCTTTGCAAAAGCTCTCGCAGGAATGGGGAGAGCTGCAGGGCTGGCAGATCGACCGCGCGGCCCGGCAGCTTCTCGAAGAGCGCGGCTTTGGTTCGCACTTCACCCACCGCCTGGGACACAACCTGGGCGAGGCGCTGCATGGACCGGGTGCCAACCTCGACGACCTGGAGACGCACGATACGCGCCGCCTGACCGGCGGGCTGGCCGTGACCGTCGAACCCGGCGTCTATCCCAAAGAGCGCGGCTATGGCATCCGCTCGGAAGTCAATGTCTACTTCGCTGACCAGGGCCCGCAGGTCACCACCCCGATCCAGCGGGCGCCATACGTGCTGGGCCTTGGTCGCTGGGAAGACGTTCAGCGGGAAGCCCTGCACAAAGGCACCTCAGCATGA
- a CDS encoding HRDC domain-containing protein: protein MNHTFDTRLARAAHPADHTPFADLLAALEGADWALLFPDEAALLSALASLSGGATLRIDPRVPLRGVAARAAGFELGAFDADWRESLVWTFQPDERAVKRARKAEARLIADVTYAPGSGVFASGVSLAAYRDAGALSGHGDVTFAALLGIGEVPALSGTGVPALAETLLRRDLASLGARRERQQRTAEQLAERLGKRASLVSGALMLVSQTMPSTGLFSAQAALGGVVSARRDTEGETLLSIGLEDIEDLWSDLTGDVALAVVADDLEADAAAQAPEVPAVPGEAADVDDVQDEATALHAEPQPEGPLAPDLPQAPGSGEGDPTAGLSEEQLAAFERLREWRNAEARRQEVSRFIVASNATLAEIARHAPQNEAELRQVKGMGPERVRKYAERILNMTRGLGK from the coding sequence ATGAACCACACATTCGATACGCGTCTTGCCCGGGCGGCGCATCCCGCGGACCATACGCCGTTTGCCGACCTGCTGGCCGCGCTGGAAGGCGCGGACTGGGCGCTGTTGTTCCCTGACGAGGCGGCGCTGCTTTCTGCGCTCGCTTCGCTGTCCGGCGGCGCCACCTTGCGCATCGATCCGCGTGTGCCGCTGCGTGGCGTGGCGGCCCGTGCGGCCGGTTTCGAGCTCGGCGCCTTCGACGCCGATTGGCGTGAGTCCCTGGTGTGGACCTTCCAGCCGGACGAGCGCGCCGTCAAGCGGGCCCGAAAAGCCGAGGCGCGGCTGATTGCCGACGTGACGTACGCGCCGGGCAGCGGTGTATTTGCCAGTGGCGTGTCCCTGGCGGCGTACCGTGATGCGGGCGCCCTGAGCGGCCACGGGGACGTGACCTTTGCAGCGCTGCTCGGTATCGGTGAAGTGCCCGCCTTGAGCGGTACAGGAGTGCCGGCCCTGGCCGAAACCTTGCTGCGCCGCGACCTTGCCAGCCTGGGAGCCCGCCGGGAGCGGCAGCAACGCACCGCGGAGCAACTGGCCGAACGTCTGGGTAAACGGGCGTCGCTGGTAAGCGGCGCCCTGATGCTGGTATCGCAGACCATGCCCTCTACTGGCCTGTTCTCCGCGCAGGCGGCGCTGGGCGGGGTAGTATCGGCGCGGCGAGACACGGAGGGCGAAACGCTGCTGTCGATTGGCCTGGAAGACATCGAAGATTTGTGGAGTGATCTGACCGGTGATGTGGCGCTCGCCGTGGTGGCCGACGATCTGGAAGCGGACGCGGCAGCACAGGCCCCAGAAGTGCCCGCCGTGCCCGGCGAGGCGGCCGACGTTGACGACGTGCAAGACGAGGCGACTGCGCTTCACGCCGAACCCCAGCCCGAAGGCCCCCTCGCGCCAGATTTGCCGCAAGCGCCCGGGTCGGGGGAGGGCGATCCCACAGCAGGGCTGAGCGAAGAACAGCTGGCGGCCTTCGAGCGACTGCGCGAGTGGCGCAACGCCGAGGCCCGCCGTCAGGAGGTGTCGCGCTTCATTGTGGCCTCCAACGCGACCCTGGCTGAAATTGCCCGCCACGCGCCCCAGAATGAAGCCGAACTGCGTCAGGTGAAGGGTATGGGTCCGGAGCGGGTGCGCAAGTATGCCGAGCGCATTCTCAACATGACGCGTGGTCTCGGGAAGTAG
- a CDS encoding HesB/IscA family protein: MTQATNAISISDFGAQKAQEILKSSGKSEAGVRVFVKSGGCSGYQYGMAIDDRELEGDVIVYDKGVKLLVDRMSLPFLEGSEVDFLENMMGGGFTVNNPKATSACGCGHSFRTDGANAPAGEGSGGCGSSHA; encoded by the coding sequence ATGACGCAGGCAACGAACGCAATCAGCATCAGTGACTTCGGTGCGCAAAAAGCGCAGGAGATTCTGAAAAGCAGCGGCAAGAGCGAAGCGGGTGTGCGCGTCTTCGTAAAAAGCGGCGGCTGCAGCGGTTACCAGTACGGCATGGCCATCGACGACCGCGAACTCGAAGGTGACGTGATCGTGTATGACAAGGGTGTCAAGCTGCTCGTCGACCGCATGAGCCTGCCCTTCCTGGAAGGCAGCGAGGTCGACTTCCTCGAGAACATGATGGGCGGCGGCTTTACGGTCAACAATCCCAAAGCCACTTCGGCCTGTGGCTGTGGTCATAGCTTCCGTACGGACGGCGCGAACGCTCCGGCAGGTGAGGGAAGCGGCGGTTGCGGCAGTTCACACGCCTGA
- a CDS encoding PrsW family intramembrane metalloprotease, whose product MEVVVLLGLTVLPTVFWLWFFVRRDAHPEPPRLLLRTFAYGGLAWLLSALLELSVRGVPGPVVTLLLIALIEEATKLLAASTAAREREFDEPMDGLIYAVTAALGFALFENLAYAVQFGIEVALLRALLTALAHALFSAPLGYGLARVRFGGGRWWRTRGLLASATLHVVFNGLLSGAANWWQLPVLGLTLLAMYVLAHTLYVSGRKRQESGLDRI is encoded by the coding sequence ATGGAAGTGGTTGTGCTGCTGGGGCTGACCGTGCTGCCGACGGTCTTCTGGCTGTGGTTTTTCGTGCGACGTGACGCGCACCCCGAGCCGCCGCGGCTGCTACTGCGGACCTTCGCTTACGGTGGTCTCGCCTGGCTGCTGTCGGCATTGCTCGAACTCAGTGTGCGAGGCGTCCCGGGGCCGGTGGTCACCCTGCTGCTGATCGCGTTGATCGAGGAAGCAACCAAGCTGCTGGCGGCCAGTACCGCCGCGCGCGAACGCGAATTCGACGAGCCGATGGATGGACTGATTTACGCCGTAACTGCCGCGCTGGGTTTTGCCTTGTTTGAGAATCTGGCGTACGCCGTGCAGTTTGGCATTGAGGTCGCGCTTTTACGGGCGTTGCTGACCGCCCTGGCCCATGCGCTGTTCAGCGCTCCTCTCGGATATGGACTGGCACGGGTCCGCTTTGGCGGTGGACGCTGGTGGCGTACGCGAGGTCTGCTGGCAAGTGCCACGTTGCATGTGGTGTTCAATGGTCTCTTGAGTGGGGCAGCTAACTGGTGGCAACTCCCGGTGTTAGGGCTCACTCTGCTGGCCATGTATGTTCTGGCACACACACTGTATGTGTCGGGAAGGAAGCGTCAGGAGAGCGGGCTCGACCGAATCTGA